A part of Streptomyces sp. DSM 40750 genomic DNA contains:
- a CDS encoding DUF305 domain-containing protein, which translates to MKNIGWIASGAAVVLVAAGAITYAVADGDESGLKAPAAESADAGFARDMAVHHQQAVEMSYIVRDRTDDEEVRRLAYDIAQTQANQRGMMIGWLDLWGLPKVSSAKPMAWMGMGDMASGEDGSLMPGMATNTEMEKLGKLNGKQAEVFYLQLMTDHHKGGVHMAEGCVSKCTVGVEKKLAQGMVNAQESEISLMTGMLKERDAAPR; encoded by the coding sequence ATGAAGAACATCGGTTGGATCGCCTCCGGGGCCGCGGTGGTGCTCGTCGCGGCCGGGGCGATCACCTATGCGGTCGCCGACGGCGACGAGTCCGGGCTGAAGGCCCCCGCCGCCGAATCCGCCGACGCGGGGTTCGCCCGGGACATGGCCGTCCACCACCAGCAGGCCGTCGAGATGTCGTACATCGTGCGCGACCGGACGGACGACGAGGAGGTCCGGCGGCTCGCCTACGACATCGCGCAGACGCAGGCCAACCAGCGCGGCATGATGATCGGCTGGCTCGATCTGTGGGGTCTGCCGAAGGTCTCGTCGGCCAAGCCGATGGCCTGGATGGGCATGGGCGACATGGCCTCCGGCGAGGACGGCTCACTGATGCCGGGCATGGCGACCAACACCGAGATGGAGAAGCTCGGCAAGCTCAACGGCAAGCAGGCCGAGGTCTTCTACCTCCAGCTGATGACCGACCATCACAAGGGCGGCGTCCACATGGCGGAAGGCTGTGTCTCCAAGTGCACGGTCGGCGTCGAGAAGAAGCTCGCCCAGGGCATGGTCAACGCCCAGGAGTCCGAGATCTCACTGATGACGGGCATGCTCAAGGAGCGGGACGCCGCGCCGCGCTAG
- a CDS encoding transcriptional regulator, translated as MDVEIWVGLLGALAAVGGVYYAWRALDHAAVEQSRASFVKERTDLRQRFSQLCEMAADMHVLAHPSLERIGGTSLLWEEAMRPPAPIPLSAVVVEWQDALPPVNLPLQQAARHCLPKESKAHRYERYSSAMGALARPTLFEDRPSFRLAHADWSDPGRPRLVFGIGQYFDLIDQNEAVAHELAVATRRKPEERPPWRAVPMRRLLADDPLLLEGRVVLPAVGTLTLRRTPDGQGTFFLLYREAGHVATGEGTYGPIPAGMVQPASFSPLAHRQDLDLWRTVMREYNEELLGAPEAKGDSGTEVDYDQPPYSLLNAALADGSLRVWCLGMALEPLNLAVCLLTVAVFEADTFDTIFAEAVERNEEGLVISGPRSNGTITGLPLDAASINALPSSRMSSPAAGLLQLALQHREFLLSEPDHFQA; from the coding sequence GTGGACGTGGAAATTTGGGTGGGGCTGTTGGGCGCACTGGCAGCTGTCGGCGGGGTGTACTACGCATGGCGTGCACTGGACCACGCTGCGGTCGAACAGTCCCGGGCATCCTTCGTCAAGGAACGGACGGACCTTCGGCAACGGTTCAGCCAGTTGTGCGAGATGGCCGCTGACATGCACGTTCTTGCCCACCCCTCGTTGGAGCGGATCGGTGGCACCTCTCTACTGTGGGAGGAGGCGATGCGCCCGCCAGCTCCTATCCCGCTGTCGGCGGTGGTGGTGGAATGGCAGGACGCGTTGCCACCAGTCAACCTGCCATTGCAGCAGGCGGCGCGGCATTGCTTGCCGAAGGAGTCGAAGGCACACCGTTACGAGCGCTATTCCTCGGCCATGGGGGCCCTTGCACGTCCTACCCTCTTCGAAGACCGTCCGTCCTTTCGCCTTGCGCATGCCGACTGGTCTGATCCCGGACGACCTCGTCTGGTCTTCGGGATTGGCCAGTACTTCGACCTCATCGACCAGAACGAGGCTGTCGCTCACGAGCTGGCCGTGGCCACGAGGCGGAAACCAGAAGAGCGACCGCCCTGGCGAGCGGTGCCCATGCGCAGACTCCTGGCTGACGATCCGCTGTTGCTTGAGGGACGTGTCGTGCTCCCTGCCGTTGGCACACTCACTTTGCGCCGTACGCCCGATGGGCAGGGCACCTTCTTTCTCCTCTATAGAGAAGCCGGGCACGTTGCTACAGGTGAAGGGACCTACGGACCGATCCCCGCCGGCATGGTGCAGCCCGCCTCGTTTTCGCCTCTTGCACACCGCCAGGACCTGGACCTATGGCGCACCGTCATGCGCGAGTACAACGAGGAGTTGCTCGGGGCACCGGAGGCCAAAGGGGACTCAGGTACAGAAGTGGACTATGACCAGCCTCCCTACAGCTTGCTCAACGCTGCCTTGGCGGACGGCTCGTTACGCGTGTGGTGTTTGGGTATGGCATTGGAGCCTTTGAATCTTGCCGTATGCCTTCTCACCGTGGCGGTGTTCGAAGCGGACACATTCGACACGATCTTCGCTGAGGCGGTCGAGCGCAACGAAGAAGGCCTAGTGATCAGCGGGCCACGTTCCAACGGCACCATCACGGGTCTGCCACTCGACGCCGCCAGCATCAACGCTCTCCCTTCGAGCCGGATGTCGTCGCCCGCCGCAGGGCTGCTCCAACTCGCACTGCAACACAGGGAGTTTTTACTGTCCGAACCCGATCACTTCCAGGCGTAA
- a CDS encoding glutamine synthetase family protein: MDKQQEFVLRTLEERDIRFVRLWFTDVLGFLKSVAVAPAELEQAFDEGIGFDGSAIEGFARVYESDMIAKPDPSTFQVLPWRAEAPGTARMFCDILMPDGSPSFADPRYVLKRALAKASDLGFTFYTHPEIEFFLLKDKPTDGSRPTPADNSGYFDHTPHNVGMDFRRQAITMLESMGISVEFSHHEGAPGQQEIDLRYADALSTADNIMTFRLVMKQVALEQGVQATFMPKPFSEHPGSGMHTHLSLFEGDRNAFYESGAEYQLSKVGRSFIAGLLKHAAEIAAVTNQWVNSYKRIWGGSERTAGAGGEAPSYICWGHNNRSALVRVPMYKPGKTGSARVEVRSLDSGANPYLAYAMLLAAGLKGIEEGYELPPGAEDDVWALSDAERRAMGIEPLPQNLGEALTLMERSDLVAETLGEHVFDFFLRNKRQEWEEYRSEVTAFELRKNLPVL, translated from the coding sequence ATGGACAAGCAGCAGGAGTTCGTGCTCCGTACGTTGGAGGAGCGCGACATCCGTTTCGTACGCCTGTGGTTCACGGACGTGCTGGGCTTCCTGAAGTCCGTGGCCGTGGCCCCCGCCGAACTGGAACAGGCGTTTGACGAAGGCATCGGTTTCGACGGCTCGGCCATCGAGGGCTTCGCCCGGGTGTACGAGTCCGACATGATCGCCAAGCCGGACCCGTCGACCTTCCAGGTCCTGCCGTGGCGCGCGGAGGCCCCCGGCACCGCCCGGATGTTCTGCGACATCCTCATGCCGGACGGCTCCCCGTCCTTCGCGGACCCGCGCTACGTCCTGAAGCGCGCTCTCGCCAAGGCCTCCGACCTGGGCTTCACCTTCTACACGCACCCCGAGATCGAGTTCTTCCTCCTGAAGGACAAGCCGACGGACGGCTCCCGTCCCACCCCGGCCGACAACTCCGGCTACTTCGACCACACCCCCCACAACGTCGGCATGGACTTCCGCCGCCAGGCGATCACCATGCTGGAGTCCATGGGCATCTCGGTCGAGTTCTCCCACCACGAGGGCGCCCCGGGCCAGCAGGAGATCGACCTCCGCTACGCCGACGCGCTCTCCACGGCGGACAACATCATGACGTTCCGCCTGGTCATGAAGCAGGTGGCGCTGGAGCAGGGCGTCCAGGCGACGTTCATGCCGAAGCCGTTCTCGGAGCACCCCGGCAGTGGCATGCACACGCACCTCTCGCTCTTCGAGGGCGACCGGAACGCGTTCTACGAGTCGGGCGCGGAGTACCAGCTCTCGAAGGTCGGCCGCTCCTTCATCGCGGGCCTCCTGAAGCACGCGGCGGAGATCGCCGCGGTGACCAACCAGTGGGTGAACTCCTACAAGCGCATCTGGGGCGGCTCCGAGCGCACCGCGGGCGCCGGCGGCGAGGCCCCCTCGTACATCTGCTGGGGCCACAACAACCGCTCCGCCCTGGTCCGCGTCCCGATGTACAAGCCCGGCAAGACGGGCTCGGCGCGGGTCGAGGTCCGCTCCCTGGACTCCGGCGCGAACCCGTACCTCGCCTACGCCATGCTCCTGGCCGCCGGCCTCAAGGGCATCGAGGAGGGCTACGAACTCCCGCCGGGCGCGGAGGACGACGTCTGGGCCCTGTCCGACGCCGAACGCCGCGCCATGGGCATCGAGCCCCTGCCCCAGAACCTGGGTGAGGCCCTGACGCTGATGGAGCGCAGCGACCTGGTCGCGGAGACTCTCGGCGAGCACGTCTTCGACTTCTTCTTGCGCAACAAGCGCCAGGAGTGGGAGGAGTACCGCAGCGAGGTCACGGCCTTCGAGCTGCGGAAGAACCTGCCGGTGCTGTAG
- a CDS encoding VOC family protein: MQYTLEVIPLPVSDIDRARDFYRDKVGFHVDIDQEVMPGMRIVQLTPPGSGCSIALGDTIWDMAQGPKPAPGSYQGLQLCVADIKAARAELLERGLDVSEPVQYAPDDGATFMYFKDPDGNGWAIQEYRRRATEPLHQVLTDLAKQQPL; encoded by the coding sequence ATGCAGTACACGCTCGAAGTGATTCCGCTGCCCGTGAGCGACATCGACCGGGCCCGGGACTTCTACCGGGACAAGGTCGGTTTCCACGTCGACATCGACCAGGAGGTCATGCCGGGCATGCGGATCGTCCAGCTGACACCCCCGGGCTCCGGCTGTTCGATCGCCCTCGGCGACACCATCTGGGACATGGCCCAGGGCCCCAAGCCGGCCCCCGGCTCCTACCAGGGCCTCCAGCTCTGCGTCGCCGACATCAAGGCCGCCCGCGCCGAACTCCTCGAACGCGGCCTCGACGTGTCCGAACCCGTCCAGTACGCCCCCGACGACGGTGCCACGTTCATGTACTTCAAGGACCCGGACGGCAATGGGTGGGCGATCCAGGAGTACCGGCGCCGGGCGACGGAGCCGCTGCATCAGGTGCTGACGGATCTGGCGAAGCAACAGCCGCTGTAG
- a CDS encoding globin domain-containing protein gives MLSEQSAATVRATLPAVGAAIGEISARFYEGLFAAHPELLRDLFNRGNQASGTQRQALAGAIAAFATHLVESPEDRPDAMLRRIAHKHASLGIAPEQYAVVHEHLFAAIAEVLGEAVTPEVGAAWDEVYWLMANALIAIERELYETGGAGGGWREWEVVGRVAETADVVALELRPADGAPVPVHRAGQYVSVRVALPDGARQIRQYSLTGAPGADTWRIAVKRVQGGAAPDGEVSNHLHARVDVGDRLPVSAPYGDLVLDQDTGAPLLLASAGIGVTPMVAMLEQLALSGHPAPVTVVHADRSPADHALRADQEGYAAKLADASAHFWYEEPEPGHPADRTGLADLSRLEVPTGTRAYLCGPLPFMRAVRAQLIAKGVPPADIHYEVFGPDLWLAGN, from the coding sequence ATGCTGTCCGAGCAGTCCGCCGCCACCGTGCGCGCCACCCTTCCCGCCGTCGGAGCGGCGATCGGCGAGATCAGCGCACGTTTCTACGAGGGGCTGTTCGCGGCCCACCCGGAGCTCCTGCGGGACCTCTTCAACCGCGGCAACCAGGCCTCCGGCACCCAGCGCCAGGCCCTCGCGGGCGCCATCGCCGCCTTCGCCACCCATCTCGTCGAGAGCCCGGAGGACCGGCCAGACGCGATGCTGCGCCGGATCGCCCACAAGCACGCGTCGCTGGGGATCGCCCCCGAGCAGTACGCGGTGGTCCACGAGCACCTCTTCGCCGCCATCGCCGAGGTGCTGGGCGAGGCCGTCACCCCGGAGGTCGGGGCCGCCTGGGACGAGGTCTACTGGCTGATGGCGAACGCGCTGATCGCGATCGAGCGGGAGCTGTACGAGACCGGCGGCGCCGGCGGCGGCTGGCGCGAGTGGGAGGTCGTCGGGCGCGTGGCGGAGACGGCCGACGTCGTCGCGCTGGAGCTGCGCCCGGCGGACGGTGCGCCCGTCCCCGTCCACCGCGCCGGACAGTACGTGTCCGTGCGGGTCGCGCTCCCGGACGGGGCCCGGCAGATACGCCAGTACAGCCTGACCGGGGCGCCCGGTGCGGACACGTGGCGGATCGCCGTGAAGCGCGTCCAGGGCGGGGCGGCACCCGACGGCGAGGTCTCGAACCACCTCCACGCGCGCGTGGACGTCGGCGACCGGCTGCCCGTGTCGGCCCCGTACGGCGATCTCGTCCTCGACCAGGACACCGGCGCGCCCCTGCTGCTCGCCTCGGCCGGCATCGGGGTGACCCCGATGGTCGCCATGCTGGAGCAGCTCGCCCTCTCGGGACACCCGGCCCCGGTGACCGTCGTGCACGCCGACCGCTCCCCCGCGGACCACGCGCTGCGCGCCGACCAGGAGGGCTACGCGGCGAAGCTGGCCGACGCCTCCGCGCACTTCTGGTACGAGGAGCCCGAGCCGGGCCACCCTGCCGACCGCACGGGCCTGGCCGACCTCTCGCGTCTGGAGGTGCCGACGGGCACGCGCGCGTACCTGTGCGGGCCGCTGCCCTTCATGCGGGCGGTACGGGCACAGCTGATCGCCAAGGGCGTTCCCCCGGCCGACATCCACTACGAGGTCTTCGGCCCGGACCTCTGGCTGGCCGGGAACTAG
- a CDS encoding bifunctional [glutamine synthetase] adenylyltransferase/[glutamine synthetase]-adenylyl-L-tyrosine phosphorylase: MTAPGRRSSTFSRLLRHGFTDPSAAERLLDSDELSAVRNDPVLLDALGATADPDLALLGLVRLLEAQPDRTARRAVLDTLIAAKPLRDRLLGVLGASAALGDHLARHARDWQALVTYEPQDLHPGIEEFERGLAAATDPVSLRVAYRRCLLSIAARDVCGTTDVAQTAAELADLATATLRAALAIARAAAPDDAALCRLAVIAMGKCGGHELNYVSDVDVIFVGEPADGADEQKAMRAATRLASHLMRICSETTVEGSIWPVDANLRPEGRNGPLVRTLSSHLAYYQRWAKTWEFQALLKARPVAGDLELGEEYVAALEPLVWKAAERENFVPDVQRMRRRVVENIPAAEVDRQLKLGPGGLRDVEFAVQLLQLVHGRGDTSLRSGTTLDALGALAADGYVGRTDAAQLDSAYRFLRSMEHRIQLFRLRRTHLVPEDQNDLRRIGRSLGLRTDPVAELNREWRRHAAVVRRLHEKLFYRPLLDAVAQLAPGETRLSADAARERLVALGYADPAAALRHLEALASGVSRKAAIQRTLLPVLLGWFADSANPDAGLLNFRKVSDALGRTPWYLRLLRDEGAAAENLARVLSAGRLAPDLLMRAPEAVSLLGDGDGVAGGAGGLEPRERAPLEQEILSAVGRADGAQQAVTAARGVRRRELFRTAAMDIVGSYGTEASPATADQGALVDLVGGAVSDLTAATLAGTLRAVVREGWGDTLPTRFAVIGMGRFGGHELGYGSDADVLFVHEPWEGVDEQEAARAANTVVSEMRRLLQIPSADPPLLIDADLRPEGKSGPLVRTLKSYEAYYRRWSLVWESHALLRAEPVAGDEELGRRFIDLVDPLRYPAEGLGDDAVREIRRLKARMESERMPRGADPTLHTKLGRGGLSDVEWTVQLLQLRYGWCESGLRTTRTREALAAACAAELVSAEDAAILDEAWVLATRVRNAVMLVRGRAGDTFPSDGRELAAVGRYLGYGPGHVGDMLDDYRRITRRARAVVDELFYGA, from the coding sequence ATGACGGCGCCGGGGCGCAGGAGCAGCACGTTCTCGCGACTGCTGCGGCACGGTTTCACCGATCCGAGCGCCGCCGAGCGGTTGCTGGACAGCGACGAGCTGTCGGCCGTACGGAACGATCCCGTGCTGCTGGACGCGCTGGGGGCCACCGCCGACCCGGATCTCGCGCTGCTGGGCCTCGTACGGCTGCTGGAGGCGCAGCCGGACCGTACGGCACGGCGGGCGGTGCTGGACACGCTGATAGCGGCCAAGCCGTTGCGGGACCGGCTGCTGGGGGTGCTCGGCGCGTCCGCCGCGCTCGGGGATCACCTCGCCCGGCACGCGCGGGACTGGCAGGCGCTGGTGACGTACGAGCCGCAGGACCTGCACCCGGGCATCGAGGAGTTCGAGCGCGGCCTCGCCGCAGCCACCGACCCCGTCTCCCTCCGCGTCGCCTACCGGCGCTGTCTGCTCTCCATCGCCGCCCGCGACGTGTGCGGCACGACCGACGTCGCCCAGACCGCCGCCGAGCTCGCCGACCTGGCCACCGCCACGCTCCGCGCCGCCCTGGCGATCGCCCGTGCCGCCGCGCCGGACGACGCGGCGCTGTGCCGGCTCGCGGTGATCGCGATGGGCAAGTGCGGAGGCCATGAGCTCAACTACGTCTCCGATGTCGATGTCATCTTCGTGGGGGAGCCCGCGGACGGGGCCGACGAACAGAAGGCCATGCGCGCCGCCACCCGCCTGGCCTCGCACCTGATGCGGATCTGCTCCGAGACGACCGTCGAGGGCAGCATCTGGCCCGTCGACGCCAATCTGCGGCCGGAGGGGCGCAACGGCCCGCTCGTACGGACGCTGAGCAGCCATCTCGCGTACTACCAGCGGTGGGCGAAGACCTGGGAGTTCCAGGCGCTGCTCAAGGCCCGGCCGGTCGCGGGGGACCTCGAACTGGGCGAGGAGTACGTCGCCGCGCTCGAACCGCTCGTCTGGAAGGCCGCCGAGCGGGAGAACTTCGTCCCCGACGTGCAGCGCATGCGGCGCCGGGTCGTCGAGAACATCCCGGCCGCCGAGGTCGACCGTCAACTCAAGCTCGGGCCGGGCGGGTTGCGGGACGTCGAGTTCGCCGTGCAGCTGCTCCAGCTCGTGCACGGGCGCGGGGACACCTCGCTGCGCAGCGGGACCACGCTCGACGCGCTGGGCGCGCTGGCGGCCGACGGGTATGTGGGACGGACGGACGCGGCCCAACTCGACTCCGCGTACCGCTTCCTGCGCTCCATGGAACACCGCATCCAGCTCTTCCGCCTGCGCCGCACCCACCTCGTCCCCGAGGACCAGAACGACCTGCGGCGCATCGGCCGTTCGCTGGGCCTGCGCACCGATCCGGTCGCCGAGCTGAACCGCGAGTGGCGGCGGCACGCGGCCGTCGTACGACGACTGCACGAGAAACTCTTCTACCGCCCGCTCCTCGACGCCGTCGCCCAACTCGCCCCCGGCGAGACCAGGTTGAGCGCCGACGCAGCCCGCGAACGCCTCGTCGCCCTCGGCTACGCGGACCCGGCCGCCGCCCTGCGTCACCTGGAGGCCCTGGCCTCCGGCGTCTCCCGCAAGGCAGCCATCCAACGCACGCTCCTGCCCGTCCTGTTGGGCTGGTTCGCCGACTCCGCCAACCCCGACGCCGGGCTCCTCAACTTCCGCAAGGTCTCGGACGCCCTCGGCAGAACCCCTTGGTATCTACGGCTGTTGCGCGACGAAGGCGCCGCCGCCGAGAACCTCGCGCGGGTCCTGTCCGCCGGACGTCTCGCTCCGGACCTCCTCATGCGCGCCCCCGAAGCCGTCTCCCTCCTCGGCGACGGGGACGGCGTCGCCGGTGGCGCCGGCGGGCTCGAACCCCGCGAACGCGCCCCCCTGGAACAGGAGATCCTCTCCGCGGTCGGCCGCGCCGACGGCGCCCAACAGGCCGTCACGGCCGCGCGCGGCGTCCGACGGCGCGAACTCTTCCGTACGGCCGCCATGGACATCGTCGGCTCCTACGGCACCGAGGCGTCCCCGGCGACCGCCGATCAGGGCGCCCTCGTCGACCTCGTCGGCGGCGCGGTCTCGGACCTCACGGCCGCGACCCTGGCGGGCACGCTTCGGGCCGTGGTCCGCGAGGGCTGGGGCGACACCCTCCCCACCCGCTTCGCCGTCATCGGCATGGGCCGCTTCGGCGGCCACGAACTGGGCTACGGCTCCGACGCCGACGTCCTGTTCGTCCACGAGCCGTGGGAGGGCGTCGACGAGCAGGAGGCGGCCCGCGCCGCGAACACGGTCGTCTCCGAGATGCGCCGTCTGTTGCAGATCCCGAGCGCCGATCCACCGCTCCTCATCGACGCCGACCTGCGCCCCGAGGGCAAGTCCGGGCCGCTGGTACGCACCCTCAAGTCGTACGAGGCCTACTACCGCCGGTGGTCGCTGGTGTGGGAGTCGCATGCCCTGCTGCGCGCCGAACCCGTCGCCGGGGACGAGGAGTTGGGCCGCCGCTTCATCGACCTCGTCGATCCGCTGCGGTACCCGGCTGAGGGGCTCGGCGACGACGCCGTACGCGAGATCCGGCGCCTGAAGGCCCGCATGGAGTCGGAGCGCATGCCGCGCGGCGCCGACCCGACCCTCCACACCAAGCTCGGGCGCGGCGGCCTGTCCGACGTCGAGTGGACCGTACAGCTCCTCCAACTCCGGTACGGCTGGTGCGAGTCGGGCCTCCGCACGACCCGCACCCGCGAGGCCCTGGCCGCGGCATGTGCGGCCGAGCTGGTGAGCGCGGAGGACGCGGCCATACTGGACGAGGCCTGGGTCCTGGCCACGCGGGTACGGAACGCCGTGATGCTCGTACGAGGCCGGGCGGGCGACACGTTCCCCTCCGACGGCCGCGAACTCGCCGCAGTGGGGCGGTACTTGGGGTACGGGCCCGGTCATGTGGGCGACATGCTCGACGACTACCGCCGGATCACGCGGCGGGCGCGGGCGGTGGTGGACGAGTTGTTCTACGGGGCGTGA
- a CDS encoding pyridoxamine 5'-phosphate oxidase family protein, whose product MSNTSNPQTRLDPRYSDPAAAAIPWPEAEARLSAAELFWISTVRPDGRPHVTPLPAVWSEGALHFCTGPEERKAKNLAANPHVVLTTGTNTWDKGYDLVVEGEAVRVADDNRLRELAAAWEAKYGSFWHFDVREGYFHHGPGRALVFSVAPGTVFGFGKGEPFSQTRWRFG is encoded by the coding sequence ATGTCGAACACCAGCAACCCTCAGACCAGGCTCGACCCCCGGTACAGCGACCCGGCCGCCGCCGCGATCCCCTGGCCGGAGGCCGAGGCACGGCTCTCCGCGGCCGAGCTGTTCTGGATCTCGACGGTACGGCCGGACGGGCGGCCGCATGTGACGCCGTTGCCCGCCGTGTGGTCGGAGGGGGCGCTGCATTTCTGCACCGGCCCGGAGGAGCGGAAGGCGAAGAACCTGGCGGCGAACCCGCACGTCGTGCTGACCACCGGCACGAACACCTGGGACAAGGGTTATGACCTGGTGGTGGAGGGCGAGGCCGTACGCGTCGCCGACGACAACCGGCTGCGGGAGCTGGCCGCCGCGTGGGAGGCGAAGTACGGCAGCTTCTGGCACTTCGACGTACGGGAGGGGTATTTCCACCACGGTCCGGGACGAGCATTGGTCTTCTCGGTGGCGCCCGGCACGGTTTTCGGCTTCGGTAAGGGGGAGCCGTTCAGCCAGACGCGGTGGCGGTTCGGCTGA
- a CDS encoding RrF2 family transcriptional regulator, translating to MRLLRSTDLALRVLMRLAVAGDSNPTTRDVAADMEVPYTHAAKVVAELQHLGLVAARRGRGGGLAITDAGREASVGHVVRSFEGDGDVVDCEGATPCPLSPACRLRGALRRAQEAFYASLDPMTVGDMVTAPTGPLLLGITKAP from the coding sequence ATGCGGCTGTTGCGCTCCACCGACCTCGCCCTGCGCGTCCTGATGCGGCTCGCAGTCGCGGGCGATTCCAACCCTACGACCCGTGACGTCGCGGCGGACATGGAAGTGCCGTACACGCACGCCGCGAAGGTCGTGGCCGAACTCCAGCACCTGGGACTGGTGGCCGCCCGGCGCGGCCGGGGCGGCGGACTCGCGATCACCGACGCGGGCCGCGAGGCGTCCGTCGGCCATGTCGTCCGCAGCTTCGAGGGTGACGGCGACGTCGTCGACTGCGAGGGCGCCACCCCCTGCCCCCTCAGCCCCGCCTGCCGCCTGCGCGGCGCCCTCCGCCGGGCCCAGGAGGCCTTCTACGCCTCCCTGGACCCCATGACGGTGGGGGACATGGTCACCGCCCCCACCGGCCCGCTGCTGCTGGGGATCACGAAGGCGCCGTAG
- a CDS encoding DUF3105 domain-containing protein, which translates to MAAKNNSSAERKARIEAMRRAERSRERRNRILTIGASVLIVAGLVVGGTVLVRSQSDDDSSTASDSTSTGKWETGSDGVKTWSTKLTQNHVTKTVKYPMEPPVGGDHDPVWQNCNGDVYDKAIKAENAVHSLEHGAVWVTYNSKASDADVKALAEKVKKTPYTLMSPVEGQKDPVMLSAWGHQRTVTSATDPNLDKFFETYVQGKQTPEPGAACTNGVS; encoded by the coding sequence ATGGCCGCCAAGAACAACAGCAGCGCCGAGCGCAAGGCGCGCATAGAGGCGATGCGCCGTGCCGAGCGCTCCCGTGAGCGTCGGAACCGGATCCTCACGATCGGCGCCAGCGTGCTGATAGTCGCCGGCCTCGTCGTGGGCGGGACGGTCCTGGTCCGCTCGCAGTCCGACGACGACAGCAGCACGGCGAGCGACTCCACGTCCACCGGCAAGTGGGAGACCGGGTCGGACGGCGTGAAGACCTGGAGCACCAAGCTCACCCAGAACCACGTGACCAAGACCGTGAAGTACCCGATGGAGCCCCCGGTGGGCGGCGACCACGACCCGGTCTGGCAGAACTGCAACGGCGACGTCTACGACAAGGCCATCAAGGCCGAGAACGCCGTGCACTCCCTGGAGCACGGCGCGGTCTGGGTGACGTACAACAGCAAGGCCTCCGACGCCGACGTCAAGGCGCTCGCGGAGAAGGTCAAGAAGACCCCGTACACGCTGATGAGCCCGGTCGAGGGCCAGAAGGACCCGGTCATGCTCAGCGCGTGGGGCCACCAGCGCACGGTGACCAGCGCGACCGACCCGAACCTCGACAAGTTCTTCGAGACGTACGTCCAGGGCAAGCAGACGCCCGAGCCGGGTGCTGCCTGCACCAACGGCGTCTCCTGA